From the genome of Vicia villosa cultivar HV-30 ecotype Madison, WI linkage group LG2, Vvil1.0, whole genome shotgun sequence, one region includes:
- the LOC131647078 gene encoding putative glucose-6-phosphate 1-epimerase → MNHSGGESDHNRKLVEVTKDKNGIGHVVLRNPRGASATVSLHGGQVLSWKTERGEELLFSSTKAIFSPPKPVRGGIPICFPQFGNRGTLEQHGFARNKLWVIDQNPPPLSVDSNGKVCIDLLLKPSEDDMKIWPHSFEFRLKVCLAADGRLNLISRIRNVNGKPFSFSFAFHTYLSISDISEVRLEGLETLDYLDNLYQKERFTEQGDALTFESEVDRVYLDSSNMVAVLDHEKKRTFVIRKEGLPDVVVWNPWEKKSKAIADFGDEEYKHMLCVDGAAVGNPITLKPGEEWTGRLELSVVLST, encoded by the exons ATGAATCATTCTGGAGGTGAAAGTGATCATAACAGAAAATTAGTTGAAGTTACCAAGGACAAGAATGGAATAGGCCATGTTGTTCTTCGAAACCCTCGAGGAGCTTCGGCAACG GTTAGCTTGCACGGAGGGCAAGTTCTTTCGTGGAAAACCGAACGCGGCGAAGAGTTATTGTTCTCTAGTACTAAG GCAATCTTTAGTCCTCCCAAACCGGTTCGAGGAGGAATCCCAATCTGTTTTCCACAG TTTGGAAACCGTGGAACACTAGAGCAACATGGATTTGCAAGAAACAAGTTATGGGTTATTGATCAAAATCCTCCGCCGCTTTCGGTTGATTCCAATGGAAAAGTTTGCATTGACTTGCTGCTCAAACCATCGgaagatgatatgaaaatatggCCACATAG CTTCGAGTTTCGCCTAAAGGTCTGTTTGGCAGCAGACGGCCGTCTGAACCTGATATCTCGCATCAGGAATGTCAATGGCAAGCCTTTCAGTTTCTCCTTTGCATTTCATACATATTTATCCATCTCTGATATCAG TGAAGTGAGGTTAGAAGGGTTGGAAACTCTTGACTACCTCGATAACTTGTACCAGAAGGAACGCTTCACAGAACAAGGAGATGCTTTGACATTTGAATCTGAG GTGGATCGAGTTTATCTTGATTCCTCCAATATGGTAGCTGTTCTAGATCACGAAAAGAAGCGAACGTTCGTGATACGAAAGGAAGGTCTTCCAGATGTTG TTGTTTGGAATCCTTGGGAGAAAAAATCCAAGGCGATAGCAGATTTCGGAGACGAAGAGTACAAGCACATGCTCTGCGTGGATGGCGCAGCAGTTGGAAATCCGATAACCTTAAAACCGGGAGAAGAATGGACCGGCCGCTTGGAGCTCTCGGTTGTCCTTTCTACATGA